Below is a window of Scatophagus argus isolate fScaArg1 chromosome 24, fScaArg1.pri, whole genome shotgun sequence DNA.
TCACACACAAGAGGAGACTATGCactggtgtttgtgttgtttaacaTCCCCCAAGGCCagtgtgaatttatttttagccgcaaacatcactgaaaataaatcaaatatccTTTCCAAGCACTCGAGGATTCAggaagaaaatgtcagaaaagctCAGGTGTAGTGTGAagcccagagagagagacagagagagaaacaagttCGTTTTCCCAGTTGTATCAATAGTTTATTACATACTAtctcataaaaacattttcaactttttCCACATATAAACACCGCAAATTGGTACATTTACAAATCTTCAACCGTCCAAAGTCATACaaaaatgaacactgtgatAAGTCAATACACAAGACGCTCTATTATCACAAGGACTGCGTGTGCTGCACTGGATGTACGCCTGCATGTGAGAATCTATGTGCATCGGTCTGTTGAGTCCACATGTTGCAGCCAGAGTTTTGCTTTGCTCAAACAAGTCGTCGTTTGTGAATCAGTGGCAATGGAGACACATTTACAAGATAAATATTTTGGATGTTAATCCTATTCAGGCACTGACTGGATGATCAGACGATTTGAGCAACCTGACCAACTGATGGGGAATACTGAGAAACCACAGCAAGTTATCAGTGTTTATCACGTTTCCGAGTAAAATGTCACCTACGTCACAGACTGCTCGTCATAGTTGTattacagttcagttttaacCACAGAACAAGAAGTTGTACCAAAAGTTCCTAGCTCACCctaaaataattcagttttactTTGTGAATCTTAACACCAATCACAAAGACACtccttattttttatttgttttattttattttattttttttgcctctaTGCTAATTCAAAAAGTGAATCAAAAAGGCccgcgcgcgcacacacatgcaaataagttaacatgaaaaaagtaaacaatttcaaggaaaaaaaaagaaaaaagttttggtTTGGAGTTTTAAAACGTGTAagtaaatgcaaaaataaattagcaGCTTAAATCATGGTACATTCACATGAGTTGTTTACTACTAAATACAGTGACATGAACGAGGCTGAAACGCTAATGATACAAATGTTCCAGGCTGATCGTGCAAAGTGGAGACCAAAGTTTATAGAAACCAAATACTAATGTGCAATTTCAGAATCCACAACGTGACTGAGAAATTGTGCAATCAAtcgagagaaaataaaaagaatatcCTGTGTCCTTTCAGTGGGTTAAAAGTTTCCGAGAAGCTCCGAACGTCATCAGTGTGACAAACGCGTCACGGCGATCTGCTTCTCGttctgttcctctctgtgtttttgtctcatctCAGAATCCCGGTAGCGTTGAGCGCTGAAGTTTTCCAGAGGAGCACGTGGACTCCTGTCTCTTCTTCGGATATTTCTGCTATATCCACCacacgcctgcctgcctgcccgtcCCCTCCGCCTCATTAGGCAGGCATTACTCATACGGCTGTTGGGCAAGAAAACTGTTATTCCGCCTCACTGCGGGCAGACCGAACTCTGCACGCTCATGTGTCGGTGCTGCACTTCCGCTGCTGCGTCACTTCAGGCTGGGAACATGTGGCGCAGGCACAGTCGCCGCCGCAGTCGCCGAAGCGGGGGACTGGTAGGTGCGCAGCAGCACCTTGTGCTTGGTGGCGCCCTCTGCGCGACGGCATTGCTGCTCCACCAGGAACTCTTTGAGTCGGCTGGAGGTGAAGGTCAGAGTCTGTCTCCTCAGCTTCATAAGGTAGGAGTCCTGCAGCCAGGCCTGGGAGAAGCAGTCCCGTGTCGTCGGACGGGCCCTGAAAATGCACATACAAATATGAAGAACTCAACATTTcacgtgtttttgtttttcatcaaatTTTGTTGGCACCCACCATGGGAAACTGCTCAACATTTTCTTGAGAAAGGCGGAGGCACTTTGGGACACATTAGGGTACAGTTTTGTTGGGTCAAACTTGGCTATTAGGATTTTGGATTCAACTTGTTGAGGGTCTTTATCTTCGAAGGGCAGTCGACCACTGAGCCTGAACACAGGAAAAACAGGTTCACTCAATTGGCAAAATTGTAAAATGAGTTCTATTATCGACTGAGCTCTTGACAAAGAATAAATTTAAAACGTCAAGTAATTTAAACTTGTCTTACATGACATACGTGACAACTCCAACCGCCCAAACGTCCGCAGGAGGACCAACCACTTCACCTTTTATCATCTCAGGAGCTTGGATCACGAAAGgatgaaaatagagaaaaatcaGTGATCTGTCTTTTGATGTGGACCTACGggacttaaaaaacaaactagaGACAAACGAACAGTATCTGTACATCAACCAAGCCAGCAGACGTTGTTGTCCTCACCCATGTACTCCAGCGTTCCTGCTCCTGCATCCTGGTGTTTGAGGCTGAGGGGGTTGAAGCTCTGAGCGCTTCCAAAGTCCACGATCTTGATGGCGTTGAGGTTGGTCACCATGATGTTGTCGGGCTTCAGGTCCAGGTGGAGCACGCGGCGGTTGTGGAGGTACTCGACCCCCTGGAGGATCTGGACCAGGTAACCCACCACGTCATCCTCAGAGTAACGGAACCTTTTGTGAGGTAGAAAGGAGGTTCTCAATCGGTCCTCATACTGGAAAAGTACACGCAAGTCCACTGATAGAGTAGAGAGGAAAGTTCTTTTCAATGTGTTCATTTGCTCTTAATATCTGAGAAGAACCCATCTAAGATGGCTGAAGAgctgaaaagaagaaagcagcagatccAGATGGACTTCCTGTAGatgtttattcagtttttaaaaattaaagagCATCAAGTCATCCATTCTTCACTTCCATACTCATCTACTGTAGACTCTCTAGAAATCATCTGGGGAATAACTCAACAAAACTGACTTTATACATCCACATATActccaaacaaaatgtcagaaaagtttctgtctgtctgcgtttGTGCATCTCAGTATGAGGTGACACATCCAGCGTCCTACCTGTCTATGAGGCTGTACAGCAGCTCTTTGCCTGTGCAGTACTCTGCCACCAGCACCAGGTAGCGCGGCGTGACGTAGGCTTCGTGCAGGGCCATGACCTTCTCGTTGTGAAGGGATTTCAGGATCTCGTACTCCTTCAGCACTTCCTGCTTGTTGTCCTGGCTGTACGGGATGATCTTTGCCATGAAGATTTTGCCCGTCGCGTTCTCGCGGCACTCTCGGATGACTCCAAACCGACCcctggagaaaaaacaaaaaagaacagacaaaagtattacaGCAAAGAACTGTGGCAAAAGGTAGGAGACTGGAGGTTGTTAGCGAGTAAGTATTTTCAAAGTGAAGGCCGAAGCAATAACCTTCCATCTCACCTCGCTTTCTCATCGAGGAAAGTGTAGGGCTTCTGTGGAACTCCCTGTCGCAGAGCAGTGGAGGGCGCAGTGCGTCCTGATGGGTTGCCTCTGGTGGGGGTACTGGCCCTGTCCCCAATGGGGCTCAGGCTGGAGGTCTGGAGCACTTGTGGGGAAAAGGAAACAGGAGTGGGGGGGACGTGAGCCGTGACGGTGGTGGTGGGGACGTATGTGGGCACAGAGGCCACTGCTGGTTTTGTTGGAATCGATGGAGGGGTTACAAGAGGTGGCGGTGGCGATACTGGTGGGGTCTGGGTCATAGGAGACACCACATTCACCGGGCTCTGGGGTTTGGGGAGCACAAAGGGTGGAGGAGCTTTGACTGTGggtggagagggaagaggggagcGTATTTTTGGAGCATCCTCAGCTGTTGTGCCTGCGGATGGTAATGATGGGTTTGTTGCAGGACTGTAAGGCAGAGAGGATGGAGGGGTAGGAGTGACCTCCATTTTGGATGGTGCTGTGGGCAGAAGAGGTAATGCAGCAGGGGCGGCTGCAACTTTCAGAGATGTGGTGGTGGAAGAGATGGTGGAGACAGGCATCCTGGGAGCGTTGTTCTGGGCTGGTTTAAGGGGAGGCTCTGGTTCAGGTGGAGGTGGGACTGTCTTCACGACGGGAACGACAGGTGAAGGTCCTCCAACTGTGAAATACAATCACATGcgtatttgatatttttttaacttgatgTGCTTTAAAGGAACATAACAGAACTccagttgattttttttgaaGATATTGAGGGATCATCCTCTTATCAGTTTACCATTTCAGTGCAAGTCCTGTCCAGTCCAGTATCGTGTCCCTGAATTTTGACAGTGTGTAAAATACCTGTTGAGTCCAGGCTGACTGGAGCAGAGCAGTTGCTGTATGGCCCTTGTCCTGCTTTGTTGGTGCAGGTGACACGGAACCTAAATGTGCCGCCTGGTGGCAGGTCTGTGACATTGTAGTAGCAGTCGACGACTCCTGTGGCAACCGTCAGCCAGTTTGAGTCACCTGCAGGACAGAGGGAAGAGCCATGACTGAGAGTTGCTGTGATCTTTCTGGACAGAGCATACAGGTATAAATGACCACATTCCACTTCAAATTTTGTACATAATTAACTTTGTATTCTGGAGGGGAAATTAAAAGTAAATCATCGCCTGGTTTGTTCTCTCTAATAGGCAAACATGTTGTGGTTCACATATTGGACACTAGATGGCGGTGTTGTCAAACTGATAAAATGAAGTGAATAGAAACTAGAAATGACACACAATACTCAATTTTACGTATACGCCAACAAGTTAAGGCCCCAGTTTGTCTGCTGAAAAGTATCATATTTCTTATGCGGGTATGGTAAAACTGACTTAAATCACAACGTAAATTAAGCATTGATAGACGATCTGGAATGAGACAACAGAACAACACGTCAGAATGAAATCCATCAGACCAATAAATATTCACAAACTCTGAGTCAAAGCTTATGCGATTTAACTTTACTCCACCACACTGtgagataatgatgatgattcatCTCACATCATGACATAAAGTTTGGACAGCAGCACTGTTGCCGTCACTATTCCCACATGGACtgactcattttctctgtttaagTGGTGTCTGCGGATTTGGAGACTTACTTCCCGGAGCTTTCTTCACATACAGcacaaaaccaaacactggctaaGCCCTTCAAGAGCTGATACTTCCGAGGAGCTTGTAACCTTCAGCTTAATTTCATTTTACCTCACCTGGGGATACCACATCATGCTGACAATAGTACACAAAGGGAATGCGATTTTAAATCCACCAAAACGGCCAACAAACCACATAACAGCAAAGCAAAGTtctttttaaccaaaaaaaggtttttctaggatgaataaaaaaaagtatgtagGGGAACTACCATGTTCAAAAGCCAAAAGTCACTcaccttctgtctttctttccaggGTGTAGCTGCATGGAGGTTTGGTGTCTGCTGGCTTCCACAGCACCAGGACTGTGTTGTTGTAAGTCTGGGGGACCTCAGGGGTCCCTGGTCGCTTTGGGATACCTTCagcaggaaggagggaaagcaggagggagagaaaaagcacaaaTCAGATGAGTGTACGTCATGCAGAAACACGTGACCCAGATGTGACTGCGTTTGTGATGAGTTACACTTTAAATATCCAGACattcctgcattttgttttgtttgtatgtgaaagGTTGAAACTGTTTCGAGTATGTGGTTTTAAAGGGTGGTAATGTGGGTGGTTTCAAGTGTGATTATAAGTTTTTTTGAATTGGGTATAGTTTACATTCCATTATAGCAATCAGTGATACAGCATGgcttattttatttactcaaaaaacaaaaaaaaacaaaaaaaagattcaagATACCAAAGAGGAAATGATTTTCTCAGGCCTAAGGTACAAAAACAATCTAGAAatggtttcagttttgttgctaACCCAAACCAAACTTGACACAAATAGTGTCATTCCTTAATTTCAAAATACATTTCCCATTTGGCCTGTGCACCAGCATGAACAACGGAGCCGATGCTCCAGGCGAGATAAGCTGTCTGAAGTATTTTTCGAGGGGAGAAAAATAGCCTCAGTGGCTGAGATTAGTAAGACTACATGTCCACAGCCATAACAAATGAAGTTCAAACACAATCGATTGCATCTGACACCTGAGAAATATATCTTCCACTGAAGCCTCGAAACACGATCATTGTTGCATTTGAGAGCAATACTGACACAAAGCTGCTCTTATTACACACTATTTGCACGCTGCAGTCCTAAACGCGGCCTGCCACAGCTGATTTCAAATTACTGGAAGCATCATTTGTTCTTATTACATGATGAACATGAGAAAAACCCATTAGGTTAATCTCCTGTAAATTGAATCTGCTGTCATTAATATTCATTTGGACTGTATAAATATTCATACCATTCTTCCtgctgttaaattaaattatgtaaaataCATCATGTTATGATAATTACTGTATGACTACGACAGGCAAAGGAGCAGTTGGACTTCACTGTACTCaattttgttaaaataacaaattaactataaaatatatttgaataaCGATGGGTACTTACAGGCTATGGACAACGTGCAGGACGTGGTGATGGTAGCTATGGGGTTTGTAGCTACACATTCATAAACTCCATCGTCCCTCCTGCTGGACTTCATGATCATCAGAAGCTGCCTGCCATCTGGGTGGGCGATCAGGCTGATTCTGTCATCCGCCTCCAGTGGTTTCCGATCTGGAAAGCACAAAATAATGTAAGCATCTGAGGCGGCTTTTAGAAGATTTTTAGAATTTAAGAAAGTTACCTTTCATCCATGTGACTTCCGGATGTGGACTTCCAGCCGGAAGGCAGGTAAGAGTGACGGGTTCCCCCTCCAGCAAGACGTGGTCtttcagtttgatgtggaaCACGGGCGCAAAATCCGAAGCCGAGCGGATAAACTGCTGGCTTTTTGACAAACCGTCCTCTTTGGGGGCGGATGAAGGCAGATCAGACTGAGAGggggttttgtcttttttgctcCTTGTCAAACCCCACCTGTCCCACCGTGATCGCCTGTCACTCTCCGAGGCTTTTTCGGAATGAATGCTAGAAGTGGATTCAATTGATTCCTTGGATGCACCAGCGCTGGCCTGTTTTGCCAGCTGATTCTCAGGGATTCCCATTCCTTTGAGTCCACGTCCTTCAGACTGGGAATGACGATGGCGGGTAAACAAGGGTGTCCTCTTTCCTTCTGcgtcctcttttctctcttcagacTGACTGCGGATTTTCGTGGATATCCCGGCCACTTTGTTCTCAAACTTGTGCCGCATTGCCAGGACAGGCGAATCAGTGACTTTCTTCAGAACCTTTTGTGCCAGCTCTTTCTGACTTCCCTCAGCATCTttgtccttcctctcctctgactGGGTCCTTATTTTGGCAGAGATTCCTGCCACTTTGGACTCAAACTTGCGCCTCATAGCAGAAACCGATGACTCgtcagcttttctttgttctctctcaTCCAGCTGCCTCTGTGCCCCTGCACTGTTCAGCTCCTTAGTATCCAAGGACTTACTGCGGCCAATAGCCCATGAAACCCTCTTGCTTACAGCAGTTTCCTGCACATCTtgatgtttttcctcctttagTTTTTCACCCTTCTTATCTATAGATGCTGACCTCTTGGACCGCAAGGAAAACCTCCCAATTAGACCAAGAcctgtttctttgtcttcttctctcaaATCTTGAACAGATTTGGATTTCTCCTGTAGTCCTTTGGATATCATTTCAAGAGGTGCCCCCCTTGGCCCTGGCCTGTAAACCTCTTCACCCCCCATGACAGTCTTCCGGCTTAGCACAGGTGATTTCTCCTCTGATTTGTTTCTAGTCAGTTTTCTGAGACCACGGGTCAGAGACGACTCCCGCTTCTTGAACCTGGCTTCAAAGACCTCCTCGGAGTCGATGTCTTTGATGTCTGTTCGGAGCACAGGCTGGCGGGGGATGGCAGGAAGGTCAGCGTCTGATGACGTGGATACAGAACCAGGAGATCGGGCGGCAGTTGCTACTTTGgcaaaaactgctgcatgctCGGATGAAGTTGGGGTATCCGTGGACTTTGTGTCGTTTGGCATGGCTGTAGCAGTGGGACGTTTGGATTGGGCCTTGTCAGATGTTTGAGAGGGTGCTGAAACAGCTTGAATGACACTGGCATATGCAGATGACGGATTAAAATTTTGTGGTGTTTCCTCGTCTGCCTTCATatcattttcattaatatgtaattcctgattttctttcttctcttcctcttcatcatcctcttctaTTACAATTATGGGAGCAATTACAGAGGGGGATCTGGACTCAGATGCTCCTTTATCTGCCTTGTCTAACTGGGTTTTGGTCCTTTTCTCTGCGACCTCATCTATGTCATTCTCATTCATACTTTGCATATCTTCATGTTGTTTcacactgttctgtttttgctgttggtCCAAACCTCCTGGTGCTGGGAGTATAAAGGAGGTCTTCTTAGTAGGTGAGGCAGATGCTGACTCAAGTGCTGTTTGTTCTGCAAGTGCGGACATTGAGGTTGCCTCCTGGAGCTTCTTCCCTTCTATGCTCCCACTGCCCACTGATGGGATCTCTAAGGGGGCTCCAAACCTGCGGTGCAGGGGCATGGGCTCAGAATCCCCCTGAGTGAAGGAGGCGCTTTTACGGAAAACTTTGGTCTGAGGCCTGTCCTCGCCAGGGCTCTCAGATGATGCTGCTCTGGTGAGTGTTGATGGCCCCGCTCTGGATTTCCTCAAATTTCGATCTAGAGACCCTGTGCGCCTCTCATCGTCAATGCCAAGCGTTTCAAATAAAGGCCCTCGCAGGCCGCTCATCTTTTTGTCCATGCTTCCTCCCCTGAGCAACCGCTGTCTCATCAGTTCCAGTTTTAAGGCATAATCCTCCTGGCTTAACTTTGCTGCCCCAGGGCTTGGACTGCGGTTGGGTAGTTCCATAGAAACAGCCTTTTTGAGGCTCTTATTACTTGTTTCTGAATCGTTGTTGGAATTTCCCTCTTCTGGGTCAATGTGGAGCAGCAATGCTGAATCAGCAGAGCTGCCTCTCCTCATGGTAGCCCGCCTGGCTTTTGTCTGCGTCTCGTCCGACTCTACACTTGATCCTTTCTTAAGTGGAGCTCGTTTTGTCATTTCCACGTTCTCCTCATTTGGggtttcctcttcatcttttaCTCCTTTTTCATCGGCCTGTCCTCTCATACCTGCTATGTCATTCTTTTTCCTTGTCCCATCAGCAGCGACACAAGGCCAGACATCTTCGTCCCCTGGGATCTCATTAAGGGAGACCCTGGAACCAGAAAAGACCATGGACAGTGGCATAGGAATAAAGGGAAGCTCATCCACATCTGCATCTGAgtcggaggaagaggagggcgGTGGGGAGCCTTCTTTTAAATGCCGTGGCACAGCAATGGAGACGTGGCTAGATGAGTCATTCAAGAGCTCTGGGATCGACCGCATCACCATCTTGGATTTGTAGCTGATAAGGGAACGCTGAAAAAGCCATTGAAGGACAATGTGAGAGAGTGTattataaaatttaatttcCCTACTCGACATGCAAAGAGTCCAATCTGGGTCAATAACACAGTTTTCAAACTCAAACGTGTTTGCAATCACTATGAATTAATCAGCACAGGGCTTTATTAAATCCTTCTAAATAAATTCAAGTGAAAGTGGTTTCAGAAAGTAATTTGATCAAAGTTAGCGTGCTATTTTTGCCAGGAAGTACTTGTTTGACTGATTTTGTCAGGTTTTATGTAAAACAGACCGAAAACTATGGCATCTTCAATGGCAGAAAGCAATATAATTTAAGGTGGATGTAAAACTACTCTCATCTATGACAAATCCAATGTGAATTATGCCGTTATTTTTGTCTAAAACTAACTTACTGACTCTCTGGGGAAGAGCCCTTGAAGCCCTTGAAGGCTTTACGTCCCGGTGGCTTACCTGCCATCGCCTTCTAGACAAAACTTGCTTCAGCATAGCTGTGCTGATGCTCTTGTTCGTCGGGGACTGCAATATAAAAACCGTCAActtttatgaaatatgaatgcCATTCTTATGACACACTGAAACAACTGACGCAGGTTGACATATATTCTAAATGCTAACTGACCTTGAACCATGGATGACGAAGGCACTCAATGGCACTGGGTCTCCtgagaaagggaaaaatgtGGATAAGCGTAAGGATCATTCTTAAATGTtaagaattgttttttttaaaatataaatgtctaTGGTAAATGATCGGACAGAGCCACCAAGATACTTACAGTCTGTCCACCACCAAAAGTTTGATGACAAATCCCTTTGCTTCTTTGCAGAGGTCAGAAAACATGCTCTCCTCAAACGCCACATTGTAGTTACGGATGTTTAAGGCAGTGGCTCTGTCATTCTCACCAGCAAAAGGAGACACACCAGTCAggctaaaatatatataaaaaaaacatcattatcaacaaaacaaaacacttttgaGCAAGATTTAGCTGCGTGTTCCATTATATTGCAACTACAAAACTGCATATTCTGTGACAAAACATACCAGAGGTAAGTGATGACACCAACAGGCCTGTGTGAGCGCAGGACAGATGAATGACAGTTAATATTCAGGAAGAACATAAAAGACAAGAGATTTTACTGCGTTGCAGTTAACAGAGTGGCAGCCTGCGGTGTGCAGTCACTTCTGGAGAGCAGGTGGCTCACCATATGTCTGTTGCTGTGGAGACGGGAGTTTGGTTAACAATCTCTGGTGCAACATATTCTGGCGTGCCGTATTTGCAGTAGCGCTCCTCAGAAGAATCCAATTTCATGGCATTTCCAAAGTCACAAATGCGGATCTGGTCACTCCCAGGACTTgccattaaaatattttcaggcTAAAGAAGGGGCGtatcaaaaacaacaatgttaGGCACTTGGGAAAGAATAGAACAATCTTGATCAAATAAATTTAACGCAGCACCAGAGGTGGGATGGACTGGTACCTTAACATCGAGGTGGGCAATGTTTTTTTGGTGAAGGTAACGAAGGCCTTCCAAAACCTGCTGAATACTACTGCGGATCTGTAGAGAAACACAAGGGAATGAACTTAAAAGTCACGTTACATAATGATAGCGCAGTGCAGTCAGCAGAAGCACACAAACCTCCACTTCCTTGACTGTTGTTTTCTTGGCCATTCTTTCCAGCAACTCCTCGTGACATCTTCAGATAATAgttgagggaaaaaagagagccGTGACTTGACTGTGCAGTCCAAGTGGTAGGTGCATGAGAAATGAATTATAAATGAGCAAAACTCCCACACATCTTATCTCTTGCTAATTCCACTCATCGGTGatgagtcagagagaaaaagctgTGCTGCGCTTCATTCATGCCTCCAGGGGACTGCAGAAGACATTAGGATTAATGCTTTGGATCTTTAGTGTCCTTGAGATGCATTTAAGTGCACTTTTGTTCAGCAGTGAAGCAGATAAAATTTGAAACAGTACTGCAGGAAAGCTGGTGCCTTTTTCA
It encodes the following:
- the spega gene encoding striated muscle preferentially expressed protein kinase isoform X2; its protein translation is MAEHPGSSPSPNIPSKRAKVTKDQVVPGDGLVMQEPTPPVFIRKLRKAAVGTGCDIRLRVSVAGFPKPSLTWYHNDELLPPSEAQDSGGLWIRDCRTSDAGLYTCVATNEMGEASCSAVLAIMDLGEDSETTEDETTEPQMEPKEGPGRHQDKAGRRGPSGEGGGMIDYNPDAPDRRATLPGSYDPVVERELRALGSRPPGPHLDPTNSARTETADESQGLCPHASLSSPQPPPSTYKNSISTPNQDLDKTKNSDHQSSKTDQPSSVHSVVMTPKLARAGPKIFDKVRAFEERRASVDLPSGVGSVSGFGRAASFDSDDSGKKTGGPSKEEGQILQGAAQKRAAFKQRASSLEDKTSYSQRVQSYQSKFAEELQRIKKLVGKSSLKKAYSTEQLPQKERLTTGKLEPIPPQVVKKLEARERAVEDRKAGEREGNSRLHISLQGQGKGLGDQSNNPEKDKMTQPDSLGKTVDISSRGSTGKISVTMETPPVHQLPGQPLPTAAGTILSRETLQSSLAADKDRVVATSQKSSFTDLGTDSKRDTKMDNKADPRSPSPHGKRASPITVREPGSLYPPKPPRLTPSPTPSISPLVKRRKAEAGRTSPALKLNVPTILVEDEPMETECVTQGSNEETKTRRKEVKVRKSKKGRSAQARSPEDGGSSDDSYLSADEEPAEGPRFRSPLENTTASSGTEATLKCIINGSPPPTVTWRKNNVEIRSDAFHVVKAEGEKHSLVIKQMRPNNAGSYCATAVNPAGRASCSATLYIQSEPTHIQCGKLAGAMEVSSPTQSDEEYLSPQEEAMELGGSPVLSKSVRFKEPPSFQVAPCDQGVTEGQDVVISAKVSGQPKPIVYWLKDRVTVKTAGRFAVQETDDGTVEMRIVSAQRSDAGLYVCKIVSEYGTKQAECRVEVKANAAQMALKITRELKDVAVRAGESAMFECHITGPPDVDVDWLSNGKLIQPALLNCKMHFDGRRCRLLLNSVHEDDSGTYTCKLSTAKEELTSSANLRVTPSREPLFTRKLDILEVIEGRTARFDCKVSGSPAPRVTWMHFETRVEDSENVHVLQEGGRHSLVITHVSSNTEGFYTAVAQNIYGKSECTAELYMQEPRAAISSHMAKLEKMPSIPEEPEVLESEVEKRTMPDFVKPLADVEVIEGKEAVLKCKVAGLPYPTIGWYHNGKRIESSEERKMTQYRDVHSLIIRSACHAHGGVYKAVISNKVGKAACYAHLYVTDIVPDPPDGPPVIEAITGKTISLSWKRPKRLDPSLDSSSLLYVVQQQPLGSIQWSVVASNLRETNYTVTSLSKGVRYAFRVLTSTGKTLSKPSPSTDLVQLLDRGPYLRKAPVILDKPEIIYVVENQPASITITLNHVHAVVTWKRRGVVLVNRPGMYEMSMPDDDQHTLKLQRVRSTDVGQLVVTVSNQFGSDLCTLQLAMAVPPKFETIMEDVDVHIGETCRLAVVVEGKPDPDILWYKDDVLLSESSHFTFVYDDPEYSLVVLNACPEHSGVYTCTAKNLAGSNSCKAELTVHTERKEAAEPMEDEGTILRKMRRMTDYYDSHKEIGRGAFSYVKRVTQKKGKAEFSAKFISARGKRKALALREMEVLSELDNERILYFHDAFEKKNVLVLITELCHEELLERMAKKTTVKEVEIRSSIQQVLEGLRYLHQKNIAHLDVKPENILMASPGSDQIRICDFGNAMKLDSSEERYCKYGTPEYVAPEIVNQTPVSTATDIWPVGVITYLCLTGVSPFAGENDRATALNIRNYNVAFEESMFSDLCKEAKGFVIKLLVVDRLRPSAIECLRHPWFKSPTNKSISTAMLKQVLSRRRWQRSLISYKSKMVMRSIPELLNDSSSHVSIAVPRHLKEGSPPPSSSSDSDADVDELPFIPMPLSMVFSGSRVSLNEIPGDEDVWPCVAADGTRKKNDIAGMRGQADEKGVKDEEETPNEENVEMTKRAPLKKGSSVESDETQTKARRATMRRGSSADSALLLHIDPEEGNSNNDSETSNKSLKKAVSMELPNRSPSPGAAKLSQEDYALKLELMRQRLLRGGSMDKKMSGLRGPLFETLGIDDERRTGSLDRNLRKSRAGPSTLTRAASSESPGEDRPQTKVFRKSASFTQGDSEPMPLHRRFGAPLEIPSVGSGSIEGKKLQEATSMSALAEQTALESASASPTKKTSFILPAPGGLDQQQKQNSVKQHEDMQSMNENDIDEVAEKRTKTQLDKADKGASESRSPSVIAPIIVIEEDDEEEEKKENQELHINENDMKADEETPQNFNPSSAYASVIQAVSAPSQTSDKAQSKRPTATAMPNDTKSTDTPTSSEHAAVFAKVATAARSPGSVSTSSDADLPAIPRQPVLRTDIKDIDSEEVFEARFKKRESSLTRGLRKLTRNKSEEKSPVLSRKTVMGGEEVYRPGPRGAPLEMISKGLQEKSKSVQDLREEDKETGLGLIGRFSLRSKRSASIDKKGEKLKEEKHQDVQETAVSKRVSWAIGRSKSLDTKELNSAGAQRQLDEREQRKADESSVSAMRRKFESKVAGISAKIRTQSEERKDKDAEGSQKELAQKVLKKVTDSPVLAMRHKFENKVAGISTKIRSQSEERKEDAEGKRTPLFTRHRHSQSEGRGLKGMGIPENQLAKQASAGASKESIESTSSIHSEKASESDRRSRWDRWGLTRSKKDKTPSQSDLPSSAPKEDGLSKSQQFIRSASDFAPVFHIKLKDHVLLEGEPVTLTCLPAGSPHPEVTWMKDRKPLEADDRISLIAHPDGRQLLMIMKSSRRDDGVYECVATNPIATITTSCTLSIACIPKRPGTPEVPQTYNNTVLVLWKPADTKPPCSYTLERKTEGDSNWLTVATGVVDCYYNVTDLPPGGTFRFRVTCTNKAGQGPYSNCSAPVSLDSTVGGPSPVVPVVKTVPPPPEPEPPLKPAQNNAPRMPVSTISSTTTSLKVAAAPAALPLLPTAPSKMEVTPTPPSSLPYSPATNPSLPSAGTTAEDAPKIRSPLPSPPTVKAPPPFVLPKPQSPVNVVSPMTQTPPVSPPPPLVTPPSIPTKPAVASVPTYVPTTTVTAHVPPTPVSFSPQVLQTSSLSPIGDRASTPTRGNPSGRTAPSTALRQGVPQKPYTFLDEKARGRFGVIRECRENATGKIFMAKIIPYSQDNKQEVLKEYEILKSLHNEKVMALHEAYVTPRYLVLVAEYCTGKELLYSLIDRFRYSEDDVVGYLVQILQGVEYLHNRRVLHLDLKPDNIMVTNLNAIKIVDFGSAQSFNPLSLKHQDAGAGTLEYMAPEMIKGEVVGPPADVWAVGVVTYVMLSGRLPFEDKDPQQVESKILIAKFDPTKLYPNVSQSASAFLKKMLSSFPWARPTTRDCFSQAWLQDSYLMKLRRQTLTFTSSRLKEFLVEQQCRRAEGATKHKVLLRTYQSPASATAAATVPAPHVPSLK